One Rossellomorea aquimaris DNA window includes the following coding sequences:
- a CDS encoding ATP-binding protein, which produces MITLIKTLLVNITILFSFTYNANVLFPFKEKQVPHYKHKITYGLIASFGALLCMLYPIETLGETHFDLRMIAILIATIYAGLLSGSIVLGCVIIFRHLIGGPYVMVGITVSVLAFLIGILFRKMLLKTQYKLLGSTIIFLIHSLFYITIINSYIPILHLTFYFIYFTVFYFTFVALVFIVEHLIRTNKQIEEMVYLDKLNMVGQMAASIAHEIRNPLATVRGFIQHLSEDTEDEQFKKYSPLILNELDRTNKIITDYLSVARPSEFQLSTLNLERVLQDCVDLLRPFASYSNTSILFHQIGTHYIKGDEHHMKQAIMNVIKNGIESIEEHGEITIFIKEDSTKDNVVINISDTGKGMTGDELKKIGLPFYTTKTKGTGLGSMVTNKIIREMDGMIEYESELNKGTVVKIRLPLTTKQ; this is translated from the coding sequence TTGATTACATTAATCAAAACTTTGTTGGTCAATATTACAATTTTGTTTTCATTTACGTATAATGCTAACGTATTATTTCCATTTAAAGAAAAACAAGTTCCACATTATAAACATAAAATCACTTATGGTCTTATCGCATCCTTTGGGGCTTTATTATGTATGCTTTATCCGATTGAAACCCTTGGGGAAACTCATTTTGATTTACGCATGATCGCCATTTTAATTGCGACAATCTACGCCGGATTATTATCAGGATCGATCGTTTTAGGATGCGTGATCATCTTCCGCCATTTAATAGGTGGTCCATATGTAATGGTTGGAATAACGGTCTCCGTGCTGGCGTTTCTAATTGGCATTCTTTTTCGTAAGATGTTATTAAAGACACAATATAAATTACTGGGAAGTACAATCATCTTCCTGATTCATTCATTGTTTTACATCACAATTATAAATAGCTATATTCCTATTCTTCATTTGACGTTTTATTTCATTTATTTCACTGTTTTCTATTTTACATTTGTTGCTCTTGTGTTCATTGTTGAACATTTGATTCGAACGAACAAACAGATCGAAGAAATGGTGTATCTCGATAAATTGAATATGGTGGGACAGATGGCAGCTTCTATTGCCCATGAGATTCGCAATCCCCTAGCAACCGTTAGAGGATTCATACAGCATCTAAGCGAGGATACTGAGGATGAACAGTTTAAAAAGTACTCCCCTCTTATTCTGAATGAATTAGATCGTACGAATAAAATCATCACAGACTACCTTAGCGTAGCAAGACCAAGTGAATTTCAGCTGTCTACACTCAACCTGGAAAGAGTGCTTCAAGACTGTGTCGACTTACTAAGACCATTTGCCTCCTATTCAAATACATCGATACTATTCCACCAAATTGGCACCCATTATATTAAGGGTGATGAGCATCATATGAAGCAAGCGATTATGAACGTCATAAAGAACGGAATTGAATCAATTGAGGAACATGGGGAAATCACCATCTTTATAAAAGAAGACTCTACCAAGGATAATGTGGTAATCAATATTTCAGATACTGGAAAAGGAATGACTGGGGATGAGTTGAAAAAGATCGGTTTACCCTTTTACACCACGAAAACAAAGGGCACGGGCCTAGGGAGCATGGTGACGAATAAAATCATCCGTGAAATGGATGGAATGATTGAATACGAAAGTGAGTTGAATAAGGGTACTGTCGTTAAAATTCGTCTGCCGCTTACAACCAAACAATAA
- a CDS encoding glycerol-3-phosphate acyltransferase translates to MSNSIIMSIIILVSYGLGSITGAYYIVKMYTGKDVRKLGSGNVGATNAGRAIGKKGFLLTLLIDAGKVILALMITVQLAEGESYIVLSSVFVMLGHLFPIQLGLHGGKGVVVYLASALFLNPLTIGIFAITMGISYMILRKYTIAGFLSMATIPITAYVIEGSFTIFIGLLSLFVTVLLVHKR, encoded by the coding sequence ATGAGTAATAGTATAATCATGAGTATTATCATTTTGGTTTCTTATGGTCTGGGAAGTATAACGGGTGCTTATTATATAGTGAAAATGTATACCGGTAAAGATGTTAGAAAACTGGGAAGCGGAAATGTCGGAGCAACGAATGCAGGTCGAGCTATAGGGAAAAAAGGTTTTCTTCTGACTTTGCTGATAGATGCCGGGAAAGTGATACTTGCATTAATGATCACGGTTCAACTTGCTGAAGGTGAAAGTTACATTGTTCTCAGTTCTGTATTTGTCATGCTCGGACATTTGTTTCCAATCCAGCTTGGACTTCACGGTGGAAAGGGAGTAGTTGTTTATTTAGCATCTGCATTATTTCTTAATCCACTTACTATTGGGATTTTCGCCATCACTATGGGAATCTCATATATGATTTTGAGAAAATACACCATTGCCGGTTTTCTTTCAATGGCAACCATTCCGATTACGGCATATGTGATTGAGGGTTCATTCACTATTTTTATCGGATTATTGTCACTTTTTGTGACGGTTCTGTTGGTCCATAAACGATAA
- a CDS encoding aminotransferase class V-fold PLP-dependent enzyme gives MENLSLQYKIASEAYEFQQIYTLNYQTFVEEIPQHEGNAERKLVDKFHDENTYVIAKDEDEVVGMIAVRAKRPFSLDLKLKNLDEYLPAGAVPCEIRLLSVKEAYRSTRVFYQLCERLVSYCLEKGYTMALISGTVRQLKLYKRIGFQPFADLVGEEGARFQPMYLTRNSFENSTKAFQRLMIRKTESSVPLSFLPGPVPRHEKVEKAFKGEAVSHRSSSFIHEMEEVRISLCEMTNANYAEVAVGTGTLSNDMVAAQLKCLSGGGLILANGEFGYRLIDHANRFDLHFHVFEKSWNEAISLSEVESLLQEDQDIKWLWTVHCETSTGYLYDLNGLLSLCKRYGVELCVDACSSVGTIPVDFKEVYFATTVSGKGLGSYPGLAIIFHREKIQPSPSIPRYLDMGMYDGNESIPYTHSSNLVRALKEALHFIGYENQEKIALRVRCVLTQGGFHILGDENYSPGVITIVLEREQCSRQFGDVCKEKGILLSYESDYLVKRNWVQVALMGRQNERKVLEAMKILNKEFQSNVDSRVGK, from the coding sequence ATGGAAAACCTTTCTCTTCAGTATAAAATTGCAAGTGAAGCATATGAGTTTCAACAAATCTATACATTGAATTACCAGACCTTTGTAGAAGAAATACCTCAGCACGAAGGAAATGCAGAACGCAAACTGGTTGATAAGTTCCACGATGAAAATACGTATGTTATTGCTAAAGATGAAGATGAAGTCGTGGGCATGATTGCGGTTCGTGCCAAGCGTCCCTTCTCTTTGGATTTAAAGCTGAAAAATCTTGATGAATATTTGCCGGCTGGTGCCGTTCCTTGTGAAATTCGCTTATTATCTGTAAAAGAAGCATATAGAAGTACGAGGGTTTTTTATCAACTATGTGAGCGTTTAGTATCTTATTGTTTGGAGAAAGGGTATACGATGGCTCTCATTTCAGGAACGGTTCGTCAGCTAAAGTTGTATAAACGAATCGGTTTTCAGCCTTTTGCCGATCTCGTGGGGGAGGAAGGGGCAAGATTTCAGCCAATGTATTTAACCCGTAATAGCTTCGAAAATTCAACAAAAGCTTTTCAGCGATTAATGATTCGCAAAACAGAAAGTTCAGTTCCGCTTTCTTTCCTTCCAGGACCGGTTCCACGTCATGAGAAGGTAGAAAAAGCTTTCAAAGGAGAAGCCGTATCTCATAGAAGTAGTTCGTTTATTCATGAAATGGAAGAAGTAAGAATCTCATTATGCGAGATGACAAACGCAAACTATGCAGAAGTTGCAGTGGGAACGGGCACCCTATCTAATGACATGGTTGCAGCTCAGCTGAAATGTTTGTCAGGCGGCGGCCTTATTCTCGCAAACGGAGAATTTGGGTACAGGTTGATTGATCATGCAAACAGGTTTGATTTACATTTTCATGTGTTCGAAAAGAGTTGGAATGAAGCAATTTCATTAAGCGAAGTAGAAAGCTTACTCCAGGAAGATCAGGACATAAAATGGCTTTGGACGGTTCATTGTGAAACGTCGACAGGCTACTTGTATGACCTGAACGGGCTACTCTCTTTGTGTAAAAGGTATGGGGTGGAGCTATGCGTCGATGCCTGTAGTTCGGTTGGGACCATTCCAGTGGACTTTAAGGAAGTGTACTTTGCCACAACGGTCAGTGGGAAGGGATTAGGCTCTTATCCCGGTCTCGCCATTATATTTCATCGAGAAAAAATACAGCCCAGCCCATCAATTCCAAGGTATCTGGATATGGGAATGTACGATGGGAATGAAAGCATCCCATATACCCACTCATCTAATCTAGTAAGGGCGCTAAAAGAGGCACTGCATTTTATAGGGTATGAAAATCAAGAAAAAATTGCTCTGAGAGTAAGGTGTGTGTTAACTCAAGGAGGATTTCATATACTAGGCGATGAAAACTATTCTCCAGGAGTGATTACAATTGTACTGGAGAGGGAACAGTGTAGTAGACAGTTTGGTGATGTTTGTAAAGAGAAAGGAATTTTATTAAGCTACGAAAGTGATTATTTAGTAAAAAGAAATTGGGTGCAGGTAGCACTTATGGGAAGACAAAACGAACGAAAGGTTTTGGAAGCAATGAAAATACTCAACAAAGAATTTCAAAGCAATGTCGATTCAAGGGTTGGGAAATGA
- a CDS encoding LTA synthase family protein, whose product MSKISRFISRFKTYKLIGFALVTLWLKTVLVSFIGFNLRIESFLDLLLIIFNPLGSLMLLIGFGFYFSKKIKPVVVVLVMGIATGLLYGDLLYFRFYSDFVTVPILFQFKNVGGIGPSTFELMSPWDLLLIVDFLLVGWLLKRKWTATSSIKVSRRWKLSYIGLSLVLLLVTVGLGLVKSPYLFAESYDREQMVKSVGPYNYHLYDIGVESTVPFTKILASKSDTEASIKYTQSKKHNNSDLFGVAEGKNVVLISMESTQNFVINQKVGGEEITPFLNSLIKDSFYFNQIYDQTAQGKTSDSEFMIDTGLYPLASGSAFVRKPDNRFKSMPHILEKKEDYYAAVFHGNDRTFWNREIMYESLGYDRYFSKRDFKVTEENSVNYGLKDIPFFEQSISYLEKLPQPFYTRFITLTNHFPFLLEEEDKLIPEASTNEDVVNRYVTTVRYEDEAIKSLFDRLKKNGMYKNTIFVLYGDHYGISEKYENGVFELLGQEDTPVNHVKLQQVPLIIHVPGEDGKTIKTIGGEIDIRPTILHLLGIKTKDNLSFGHNLFTRKEDHPVIFRDGDFVTEKYVFKDNVCYDKSSETSTAESLCEPFKETVRKELGMSDDIIYGDLLRFLD is encoded by the coding sequence ATGAGTAAGATATCCCGTTTTATATCTCGCTTTAAGACATACAAATTGATTGGGTTTGCACTCGTAACCTTATGGTTAAAGACCGTGTTAGTTTCTTTTATTGGGTTTAATTTACGTATCGAATCCTTCTTGGACTTATTACTCATCATATTCAACCCTCTTGGTTCGCTAATGCTATTAATTGGATTCGGTTTTTACTTCTCAAAGAAGATAAAACCAGTTGTTGTCGTCCTTGTTATGGGGATTGCAACCGGGCTTTTATACGGTGATCTATTATATTTTCGATTTTACTCTGATTTTGTTACCGTTCCGATTTTATTTCAGTTTAAAAATGTGGGGGGGATTGGACCAAGTACCTTTGAACTAATGAGTCCCTGGGATCTCCTATTAATTGTAGATTTCCTTCTGGTCGGGTGGTTATTAAAGAGGAAGTGGACGGCTACCTCTTCCATTAAGGTTTCAAGGAGGTGGAAGCTTTCATATATCGGGCTGAGTCTAGTGTTACTACTCGTAACAGTTGGATTAGGGCTGGTGAAATCTCCATATTTATTTGCTGAATCATATGACAGAGAGCAAATGGTCAAATCTGTGGGTCCATACAATTATCACCTGTATGATATCGGTGTTGAATCTACGGTACCTTTCACCAAGATACTTGCCAGTAAATCAGACACAGAAGCTTCCATTAAATATACACAATCCAAGAAACATAACAACTCAGATTTGTTCGGTGTTGCCGAAGGGAAAAATGTTGTATTGATCAGTATGGAATCCACCCAAAATTTTGTCATCAACCAAAAAGTCGGCGGAGAAGAAATCACACCTTTTTTAAATTCTTTAATCAAGGATAGTTTTTATTTTAATCAAATTTATGATCAGACAGCTCAAGGGAAAACCTCAGATTCTGAATTCATGATCGATACAGGGTTATATCCACTGGCAAGCGGTTCAGCATTTGTTCGCAAACCGGATAATCGTTTTAAAAGCATGCCCCATATTTTAGAAAAGAAAGAAGATTATTATGCGGCAGTTTTCCATGGCAATGATCGCACTTTTTGGAATCGTGAAATAATGTACGAATCGTTAGGCTACGATCGCTATTTTTCGAAGAGAGATTTCAAGGTAACGGAAGAAAACTCTGTTAACTACGGATTAAAGGATATTCCATTCTTTGAACAATCTATTTCTTATCTTGAGAAATTACCTCAACCGTTTTACACACGTTTCATTACGCTGACCAATCACTTTCCATTTTTATTAGAAGAAGAGGATAAACTTATTCCAGAGGCTTCAACAAATGAAGATGTCGTGAACCGTTACGTAACAACCGTACGTTATGAGGACGAAGCGATTAAATCATTGTTTGACAGGCTTAAAAAAAACGGAATGTATAAAAATACGATTTTTGTACTATATGGAGACCATTATGGCATCTCCGAAAAATATGAAAATGGAGTGTTCGAGCTTTTAGGGCAGGAAGACACACCGGTGAATCATGTGAAACTTCAACAAGTTCCACTCATTATCCATGTACCTGGTGAAGATGGAAAAACAATCAAAACGATAGGGGGGGAAATCGATATTCGCCCAACCATTCTCCACTTATTAGGGATTAAAACGAAGGATAATCTTTCATTTGGACATAATCTGTTCACTCGAAAAGAAGACCATCCTGTCATTTTCAGGGATGGAGACTTTGTAACTGAAAAGTACGTCTTTAAAGACAATGTATGCTATGATAAGAGTAGTGAAACATCAACTGCTGAATCACTATGCGAGCCGTTTAAAGAAACAGTAAGAAAAGAGTTAGGCATGTCTGATGATATTATTTATGGAGATTTGTTGAGGTTTTTAGATTAG